One region of Mycolicibacterium lutetiense genomic DNA includes:
- a CDS encoding CaiB/BaiF CoA transferase family protein, with product MQGVRVLEVAQFTFVPAAGAILADWGADVIKVEHPVRGDTQRGFINMGGFQLDPNRHPLIEHPNRGKRSVGIDVSTPGGQEVLYEIAKTADVFLTNYLPAQRQKNKFDVEHIRAVNPNIIYARGSAYGDKGSERDTGGFDGTAFWTRSGVGHALTPEAIDGALSQGIPAFGDSIGGMNIAGGISAALFHRERTGETAEIDVSLLSTAWWAAGASVTQGMETGETMRSLMPGDATSVNPFMANYRTSDGGTINLCIVSPTGYIRDAFEHLGLPELADDPRFSDVLPLIENASEGVELIAKSIGSKPFEYWRQHLKTMKGQWAPFQSLVDLNTDEQAIANDMVVEVEASDGGKPFRVVRGPVQFNHEPLETTRAPQASEHTEIVLMELGLDWDRIEELKDSGAIA from the coding sequence ATGCAGGGCGTGCGAGTGCTCGAGGTCGCGCAGTTCACCTTCGTACCGGCGGCCGGGGCCATCCTCGCCGACTGGGGTGCCGACGTCATCAAGGTCGAGCACCCGGTGCGCGGGGACACCCAGCGGGGCTTCATCAACATGGGCGGGTTCCAACTCGACCCGAACCGGCATCCACTCATCGAGCATCCCAACCGCGGCAAGCGCAGCGTCGGTATCGACGTCTCGACCCCCGGCGGGCAGGAGGTGCTGTACGAGATCGCCAAGACAGCCGACGTCTTCCTGACCAATTACCTTCCGGCCCAACGGCAGAAGAACAAGTTCGATGTCGAGCACATCCGCGCGGTGAACCCGAACATCATCTATGCCCGTGGCAGCGCCTACGGCGACAAGGGTTCCGAACGCGATACCGGCGGCTTCGACGGCACCGCCTTCTGGACCCGCAGTGGTGTCGGCCACGCGCTCACCCCGGAGGCGATCGACGGCGCACTGTCCCAGGGCATTCCGGCCTTCGGCGATTCGATCGGCGGGATGAACATCGCCGGAGGCATCTCGGCGGCGTTGTTCCACCGGGAGCGGACCGGGGAAACTGCGGAGATCGATGTCTCGCTGCTGAGCACGGCGTGGTGGGCGGCCGGCGCCAGCGTCACCCAGGGCATGGAGACCGGCGAGACGATGCGCTCGCTGATGCCCGGCGATGCCACCTCGGTGAACCCGTTCATGGCCAACTACCGGACGTCCGACGGCGGCACCATCAACCTGTGCATCGTCAGCCCGACCGGATACATCCGCGACGCCTTCGAACACCTCGGTCTGCCCGAGCTGGCCGATGACCCGCGGTTCTCCGATGTACTGCCGCTGATCGAGAACGCCTCGGAAGGCGTCGAACTCATCGCGAAGTCGATCGGCAGCAAGCCGTTCGAATACTGGCGCCAGCATCTCAAGACGATGAAGGGCCAGTGGGCGCCGTTCCAGAGCCTGGTCGATCTGAACACCGACGAGCAGGCGATCGCCAACGACATGGTCGTCGAGGTGGAGGCTTCCGATGGAGGCAAGCCGTTCCGGGTGGTGCGCGGGCCGGTGCAGTTCAACCACGAACCGCTGGAGACCACCCGGGCGCCTCAGGCCTCCGAACACACCGAGATCGTGCTGATGGAGCTCGGCCTCGACTGGGACCGGATCGAGGAACTCAAGGATTCGGGCGCGATCGCCTGA
- a CDS encoding NAD-dependent succinate-semialdehyde dehydrogenase produces the protein MNTPNTQNAIAELDAEHGILIDGQTRGAASAFEVYDPATGRTIAEVADGTVADACSAVDAAHRAFGDWAQTSPRHRSDILRRAFDLMVADTERLAALICAENGKSQADARAEVGYAAEFFRWFSEEAVRTGGAYGVSPAGGTRTFVTHKPVGVAALVTPWNFPAAMATRKIAPALAAGCTVVLKPAAETPLTALAIAGILSAAGVPDGVVNMVPTTDAATVVESWLRDDRVRKVSFTGSTGVGRVLLKQAADRIVNASMELGGNAPFVVTADADVEAAVAGAMVAKFRGGGQACTAANRFYVHASVVDEFVAGFGAEVAALRVGPASDPASEIGPLVSERAAQRVAAAIDAAVAHGAVIAARAEAPAEGWFVAPTLLTGVAPDAAILADEIFGPVAPVVVWEDEKDLLRWANNTEYGLAAYVYAGRLQDALRLAESLDAGMVGINRGVVSDPSTPFGGMKQSGLGREGARVGLEEFQETQYFSVAFD, from the coding sequence GTGAACACTCCGAACACGCAGAATGCAATCGCCGAGCTCGACGCCGAGCACGGCATCCTCATCGACGGGCAGACCCGTGGTGCCGCCTCGGCATTCGAGGTCTACGACCCGGCGACCGGCCGGACCATCGCCGAAGTGGCAGACGGCACGGTGGCCGACGCTTGCTCGGCCGTCGACGCCGCACATCGCGCCTTCGGTGACTGGGCCCAGACCAGCCCGCGGCACCGCAGCGACATCCTTCGCCGCGCGTTCGATCTGATGGTCGCCGATACCGAGCGACTGGCCGCCCTGATCTGCGCGGAGAACGGCAAATCGCAGGCCGACGCGCGGGCCGAGGTGGGTTATGCCGCCGAGTTCTTCCGCTGGTTCTCCGAGGAGGCGGTGCGCACCGGCGGCGCCTACGGCGTCAGCCCCGCGGGCGGCACCCGCACGTTCGTGACGCACAAGCCGGTCGGGGTCGCCGCACTGGTGACACCGTGGAATTTCCCGGCCGCGATGGCGACCCGCAAGATCGCCCCGGCGTTGGCCGCGGGCTGCACCGTGGTCCTCAAACCGGCCGCCGAGACGCCCCTGACGGCGCTGGCGATCGCCGGAATCCTGTCGGCCGCAGGTGTCCCCGACGGTGTGGTCAACATGGTCCCCACCACCGATGCCGCCACCGTGGTCGAGAGCTGGCTGCGCGATGACCGGGTGCGCAAGGTGTCCTTCACCGGTTCCACCGGCGTCGGCCGGGTGCTGCTCAAACAAGCTGCGGACCGGATCGTCAACGCCAGCATGGAACTCGGTGGCAACGCCCCGTTCGTCGTGACGGCCGACGCCGACGTGGAGGCGGCCGTCGCGGGTGCGATGGTCGCCAAGTTCCGCGGTGGCGGTCAGGCCTGCACCGCGGCCAACCGGTTCTATGTGCACGCGTCGGTGGTCGACGAGTTCGTCGCCGGCTTCGGCGCCGAGGTTGCGGCGCTCCGGGTGGGTCCCGCGTCGGATCCGGCGTCAGAGATCGGCCCCCTGGTCAGCGAGCGCGCCGCGCAACGGGTGGCCGCGGCGATCGATGCCGCGGTGGCCCATGGTGCGGTGATCGCCGCGCGGGCCGAGGCGCCCGCCGAAGGCTGGTTCGTCGCCCCGACGTTGCTGACCGGAGTCGCCCCGGACGCCGCGATCCTCGCCGACGAGATCTTCGGACCTGTTGCCCCGGTGGTGGTGTGGGAAGACGAGAAGGATCTTCTGCGCTGGGCCAACAACACCGAATATGGTTTGGCCGCATATGTTTACGCCGGCCGGCTACAGGATGCGCTGCGGCTCGCCGAATCCCTCGACGCCGGCATGGTCGGCATCAACCGGGGCGTCGTGTCCGACCCGTCGACCCCGTTCGGCGGGATGAAGCAGAGCGGCCTCGGCCGTGAGGGCGCACGTGTTGGCCTTGAGGAGTTCCAGGAGACGCAGTATTTCAGCGTGGCCTTCGACTGA
- the gabT gene encoding 4-aminobutyrate--2-oxoglutarate transaminase: MTIAEIAGAAVTQERRLVTAIPGPVSQEMQARKTAAVAGGIGTTLPVYVVAAGGGILVDADGNQLIDFGSGIAVTTVGNSAPAVVEAVTQQVAAFTHTCFMLTPYEGYVRVAEELNRLTPGDHDKRSALFNSGAEAVENAVKIARAYTRRQAVVVFDHAYHGRTNLTMAMTAKNQPYKNGFGPFAGEVYRVPTSFPFRDGETDGAAAAARALDLIDKQVGADNVAAVVIEPIQGEGGFIVPAPGFLQALQDWCTEAGAVFVADEVQSGFARTGAMFAVEHDGVVPDLIVTAKGIAGGLPLSAVTGRAEIMDAPHAGGLGGTYGGNPIACAAALAVIDTIERDGLLARAVEIEKTMTGRLNAIAAQDSRIGEVRGRGAMIAVELVKAGTTEPDADLTKQVSAAAAAQGLLVLTCGTYGNVLRFLPPLSMPDHLLEEGLDILAAILAETR, translated from the coding sequence GTGACCATCGCCGAGATCGCGGGTGCGGCCGTCACCCAGGAACGCCGGCTCGTCACCGCCATTCCGGGCCCGGTCTCCCAGGAGATGCAGGCCCGCAAGACCGCTGCGGTTGCCGGCGGCATCGGGACCACACTGCCCGTGTACGTGGTGGCCGCAGGCGGCGGAATCCTCGTCGACGCCGACGGCAACCAGCTCATCGACTTCGGTTCCGGCATCGCGGTGACCACCGTGGGCAACAGTGCGCCCGCCGTGGTGGAGGCCGTCACCCAGCAGGTCGCCGCGTTCACCCACACCTGTTTCATGCTCACCCCGTACGAGGGCTACGTGCGCGTCGCCGAGGAACTCAACCGGCTCACCCCCGGCGACCACGACAAGCGCAGCGCGTTGTTCAACTCCGGTGCCGAAGCCGTCGAGAACGCCGTCAAGATCGCGCGGGCCTACACGCGCAGGCAGGCCGTCGTGGTGTTCGACCACGCATACCACGGCCGTACCAACCTGACCATGGCGATGACCGCCAAGAACCAGCCGTACAAGAATGGCTTCGGACCGTTCGCCGGTGAGGTGTACCGGGTGCCGACGTCGTTCCCGTTCCGCGACGGCGAAACCGACGGCGCCGCCGCGGCCGCCCGCGCCCTCGACCTGATCGACAAGCAGGTCGGCGCCGACAACGTCGCCGCCGTGGTGATCGAGCCCATTCAGGGTGAAGGCGGATTCATCGTTCCCGCACCGGGATTCCTGCAGGCGCTGCAGGACTGGTGCACCGAGGCCGGCGCGGTGTTCGTCGCCGACGAGGTGCAGTCGGGCTTCGCCCGCACCGGCGCGATGTTCGCCGTCGAGCACGACGGCGTCGTGCCCGATCTGATCGTCACCGCCAAGGGCATCGCCGGGGGCTTGCCGCTGTCGGCGGTCACCGGCCGCGCCGAGATCATGGACGCGCCGCATGCCGGCGGGCTCGGCGGCACCTACGGCGGTAACCCGATCGCGTGCGCCGCGGCCCTCGCGGTCATCGACACCATCGAACGGGACGGACTGCTCGCCCGCGCCGTGGAGATCGAGAAGACCATGACCGGCCGCCTCAACGCGATCGCTGCCCAGGACTCCCGGATCGGCGAGGTCCGCGGCCGCGGCGCCATGATCGCCGTCGAACTGGTCAAGGCCGGCACCACCGAGCCCGACGCCGACCTCACCAAGCAGGTCTCGGCCGCCGCCGCCGCCCAGGGCCTGCTGGTGCTGACCTGCGGAACCTACGGCAACGTGCTGCGGTTCCTGCCGCCGCTGTCGATGCCCGATCACCTCCTCGAAGAGGGGTTGGACATCCTGGCCGCCATCCTCGCCGAGACCCGCTGA
- a CDS encoding PucR family transcriptional regulator, with amino-acid sequence MVLVGDLLDEHVLGLRAIQVSHPDAAVRWVATSELADPGPFLEGGEILLTTGLETGNWDDQWDGYVRRLGDAGVAAVGFAVGLTHAETPAELAVACRRHQVNLFEVPRPTTFVAISRYVAHLLEEQESTATRESLKAQRKLISAAAKPDPAVAVITALAAALDGATCLINPDGRVVTGPVGTRRTEFPFDDVADDVKRLRAHGLRSAAAQSNPTSSVSVHPIGLSGRASAYLAALMPARASEGQRQAVTTAVALLGLIDEQDRSRATTRRHLYSRALELLAESDVRTAQLVLEVDQAMIELPKHIRFLRGVGDESAIENAVAALERLGILAGVYAGELCAVTEPSRAAATGSRLAEGGLLVGIGNSVVPGDGQTGYHTAGLALGQATEGSGAVVWDRVIDNGPLGLIDPEKAAAFAESWLRGLDSEQLDTLRCFLRHHGSRLKVAEELCLHRNTVRNRLAAIEAALPGKLDDPQTRVSAWIALQSVPENLRP; translated from the coding sequence ATGGTCCTGGTCGGCGATCTCTTGGACGAGCACGTTCTCGGGCTGCGCGCCATCCAGGTCAGTCATCCCGACGCAGCGGTCCGCTGGGTGGCCACGAGTGAGCTCGCCGACCCCGGACCGTTCCTGGAAGGCGGCGAGATCCTGCTGACCACCGGCCTGGAAACCGGCAACTGGGACGACCAGTGGGATGGCTACGTGCGCCGGCTCGGCGACGCCGGCGTGGCGGCGGTGGGGTTCGCCGTCGGACTCACCCACGCCGAAACACCCGCGGAACTGGCCGTCGCCTGCCGACGACACCAGGTGAATCTGTTCGAGGTGCCGCGCCCGACCACGTTCGTCGCGATCAGTCGCTACGTCGCACACCTGCTGGAGGAGCAGGAGTCCACCGCGACGCGCGAGTCACTCAAGGCCCAGCGCAAGCTCATCTCGGCCGCAGCCAAACCGGATCCTGCCGTTGCGGTCATCACCGCCCTGGCCGCGGCGCTCGATGGCGCGACCTGCCTGATAAATCCCGACGGCCGCGTCGTTACCGGCCCGGTCGGCACCCGCCGCACCGAGTTTCCGTTCGACGACGTCGCCGACGACGTCAAGCGGCTTCGAGCACACGGATTACGTTCGGCTGCAGCACAATCCAATCCGACATCCTCAGTATCGGTACACCCCATCGGGCTGAGCGGGCGAGCATCGGCCTATCTGGCCGCCTTGATGCCGGCCAGGGCGTCGGAGGGTCAGCGCCAGGCCGTGACAACCGCGGTGGCCCTGCTCGGGCTCATCGATGAGCAGGACCGCAGCCGCGCCACGACCCGACGGCACCTGTACTCCCGGGCTCTGGAGCTGCTCGCCGAAAGCGATGTCCGCACAGCTCAATTGGTGCTGGAAGTGGACCAGGCGATGATTGAGCTGCCCAAGCACATCCGCTTCCTCCGAGGCGTCGGAGACGAATCCGCCATCGAGAACGCGGTGGCCGCCCTCGAGCGGCTCGGCATCCTCGCCGGGGTCTACGCCGGCGAGCTGTGCGCGGTCACCGAACCTTCCCGCGCCGCCGCTACGGGTTCCCGGTTGGCCGAGGGCGGGCTGCTCGTCGGCATCGGGAATTCGGTCGTCCCCGGTGACGGCCAGACCGGCTACCACACTGCCGGCCTGGCGCTGGGCCAAGCCACCGAAGGGTCCGGCGCGGTGGTGTGGGACCGGGTGATCGACAACGGCCCGCTCGGTCTGATCGACCCAGAGAAAGCTGCCGCCTTCGCCGAATCCTGGTTGCGTGGGCTCGATTCCGAACAGCTGGACACGCTGCGTTGTTTCCTGCGCCACCACGGATCCCGGCTCAAGGTCGCCGAAGAGCTCTGCCTGCACCGCAACACGGTGCGCAATCGTCTCGCGGCCATCGAAGCGGCACTGCCCGGGAAGCTCGACGATCCGCAAACCCGGGTGAGCGCCTGGATCGCCCTGCAGTCGGTTCCCGAGAACCTCAGGCCTTGA
- a CDS encoding acyl-CoA thioesterase, with protein MHPLDKALELEQSGDDRWRGRTIPEWANMVGPFGGITAAAMVRAVELHPQRHGQPIALTVNYVGPVADGAFDIVTRVVKTNRSNQHWIVELSQDGEVKTTATAVFGLRREGWSDTEIAAPQATAPENIEPSVLPFDVAWFDNYDMRFVDGGMPDIGVEPTASASSTTTLWVRNNPSRPMDFAALAAVSDIFYPRVFLRHGQFVPAGTVSITVYFHADEEQLAAQGDDFVLGTARAHKYSGGYFDQTAQLFGRTGTLLSTSHQFVYFKA; from the coding sequence GTGCATCCCTTGGACAAGGCCCTGGAGCTCGAACAGTCCGGTGACGATCGGTGGCGCGGTCGGACGATCCCGGAATGGGCCAACATGGTCGGCCCGTTCGGCGGCATCACCGCGGCCGCCATGGTGCGGGCGGTCGAGTTGCACCCGCAACGGCACGGCCAGCCCATCGCCCTGACGGTGAACTACGTGGGGCCCGTCGCCGACGGTGCGTTCGACATCGTGACGCGGGTGGTCAAGACCAACCGATCCAATCAGCACTGGATCGTCGAACTCAGTCAGGACGGCGAGGTCAAGACCACCGCCACCGCGGTATTCGGGCTACGGCGCGAAGGCTGGTCGGACACCGAGATCGCCGCACCGCAGGCCACGGCGCCCGAGAATATCGAGCCATCTGTCCTGCCGTTCGACGTGGCGTGGTTCGACAACTACGACATGCGATTCGTCGACGGGGGGATGCCCGACATCGGGGTTGAGCCGACCGCATCGGCGAGTTCCACCACCACCCTGTGGGTGCGCAACAATCCTTCCAGGCCAATGGATTTCGCTGCGTTGGCCGCGGTGAGCGACATCTTCTATCCGCGGGTGTTCCTGCGCCACGGCCAGTTCGTACCGGCCGGAACGGTATCGATCACGGTGTATTTCCACGCCGACGAGGAGCAGCTTGCCGCGCAGGGAGACGACTTCGTGCTGGGAACGGCGCGGGCGCACAAGTACTCCGGCGGCTACTTCGACCAGACTGCGCAGTTGTTCGGCCGCACCGGCACCTTGCTGTCCACCAGCCACCAGTTCGTGTACTTCAAGGCCTGA
- a CDS encoding acyl-CoA dehydrogenase family protein has protein sequence MDFSHVELSEEDLAFRDELRAFLARVVTDEVIERDRETGENFDEAVHLALGEAGYLAGDYRAEVDGGFSAVRRRIWELEVGRAHTPWFHWGTTAMVAHSIENFASRELLDEVLPGVLDGRLRLCLGYTEPEGGSDVATCKTRAVRDGDGWVINGSKMFTSNAHNAQYVFLLTNTDPAAAKHKSLTMFLVPLDSEGVAIQPIRTVDGDRTNITYYSDVRVSDRYRVGEVNGGWTVLRGALELEHGTFERETRGLQKLATMTEHITLMAEAVDRVAAVAPDDTASRYRLGRSVARLEAALSSPGMYGRVAIAQTMRDVSPDLMDIVGSAGALPVGTTGAADDGAAEYIFRLAGPTGIYGGTLEVFRNMIAQQALGLGRPNYSPAK, from the coding sequence ATGGATTTCTCCCATGTCGAGCTCTCCGAGGAAGACCTGGCCTTCCGCGACGAGCTGCGGGCGTTCCTGGCTCGGGTCGTCACCGATGAGGTGATCGAACGTGATCGGGAGACCGGTGAGAACTTCGACGAGGCAGTGCATCTGGCCCTGGGGGAGGCAGGCTACCTGGCCGGCGACTACCGGGCCGAGGTCGACGGCGGGTTCAGTGCGGTCCGGCGCCGGATCTGGGAACTGGAAGTGGGTCGGGCGCATACCCCGTGGTTCCACTGGGGGACGACCGCGATGGTCGCGCATTCGATCGAGAACTTTGCCTCACGCGAGCTTCTCGACGAGGTGCTGCCGGGCGTGTTGGACGGGCGGCTGCGGCTGTGCCTGGGCTACACCGAACCTGAGGGCGGGTCCGACGTCGCGACCTGCAAGACCCGTGCGGTGCGGGACGGTGACGGCTGGGTTATCAATGGCTCCAAGATGTTCACCTCGAATGCGCACAACGCGCAGTACGTGTTCCTGCTGACCAACACCGACCCGGCCGCCGCCAAGCACAAGAGCCTCACGATGTTCCTGGTGCCGCTGGATTCCGAGGGTGTGGCGATCCAGCCGATCCGTACCGTCGACGGGGACCGCACCAACATCACCTATTACAGCGATGTCCGGGTCAGCGACCGGTACCGCGTCGGCGAGGTGAACGGCGGCTGGACCGTGTTGCGCGGCGCCCTCGAGCTTGAGCACGGCACCTTCGAGCGCGAGACCCGCGGTCTGCAGAAGCTCGCGACGATGACCGAGCACATCACGTTGATGGCCGAGGCGGTGGATCGGGTGGCAGCCGTCGCCCCCGACGACACAGCGTCGCGCTATCGGCTCGGACGCAGTGTCGCCCGGTTGGAAGCCGCCTTGAGCAGCCCCGGTATGTACGGTCGCGTCGCGATCGCCCAGACCATGCGCGACGTATCCCCGGACCTGATGGACATCGTCGGATCGGCCGGTGCGCTGCCGGTCGGGACGACGGGGGCCGCCGACGACGGCGCTGCCGAGTACATCTTCCGGTTGGCCGGCCCCACCGGAATCTACGGCGGAACCCTTGAGGTGTTCCGCAACATGATCGCGCAGCAGGCCCTGGGGCTCGGCCGGCCGAACTACTCGCCGGCCAAGTAG
- a CDS encoding MFS transporter: MSYLGELRTNWRPLAAATAGLSAGLSLSAYTNAAMGPQFLAAFGWSRSDFALTGAITLLTFVFLPFYGRLADLFGVRRIAAVGVVGLPACWIAYAMMSGPIWQYFAINVVLIALGVTTTPAIYSRLVATRFEAARGLALAIAISGPPLLGALGVPLLDVINRNFGWRAGCLAIAATIAVIGVVALVLVPGHNGDPEAVAGEREAGRDYRAIGRSRVFWILLAGVLLCNLYHSVTTTQLGIMLGDAGAGADVAVLITVFATAVIVGRFVCGVALDRLPAQVVAAVAMALPGLGCLLIASPWNGIGVLAVAVCCLGAAWGAEGDVIAYLVARHFDLGVYSSVLSILSAVIGVSSALGAVVLSRMLAATNSFDGFLVLAGAAAFIGGASLLLLRRREIDFTNDPRSVTVS; encoded by the coding sequence ATGAGCTACCTCGGTGAGCTGCGGACCAACTGGCGACCGCTGGCGGCCGCAACGGCCGGTCTGAGCGCCGGTTTGAGCCTGAGCGCGTACACGAACGCCGCGATGGGGCCACAGTTCCTCGCGGCGTTCGGGTGGAGCCGCTCGGATTTCGCGCTGACCGGCGCCATCACGTTGCTCACGTTCGTGTTCCTGCCGTTCTACGGTCGTCTCGCCGACCTGTTCGGGGTGCGCCGGATCGCCGCCGTCGGCGTCGTCGGACTGCCCGCGTGCTGGATCGCGTACGCGATGATGTCCGGCCCCATCTGGCAGTACTTCGCGATCAACGTCGTTCTCATTGCGCTCGGGGTGACGACGACGCCCGCGATCTACAGCCGACTGGTCGCGACGCGTTTCGAGGCGGCCCGGGGGCTGGCCCTGGCTATCGCGATTTCGGGCCCGCCACTGCTGGGTGCCCTCGGCGTCCCCCTGCTCGATGTCATCAACCGCAATTTCGGTTGGCGGGCCGGATGCCTGGCCATCGCGGCGACCATCGCGGTCATCGGCGTTGTCGCCCTGGTTCTCGTGCCCGGACACAACGGCGACCCGGAGGCAGTCGCGGGAGAACGCGAGGCCGGCAGGGATTACCGTGCGATCGGGCGCAGCCGGGTCTTCTGGATTCTGTTGGCGGGTGTACTGCTGTGCAACCTGTACCACTCGGTCACCACCACCCAGCTCGGGATCATGCTCGGCGACGCCGGGGCCGGCGCCGACGTCGCGGTGCTCATCACGGTGTTCGCCACCGCCGTCATCGTCGGTCGCTTCGTCTGCGGGGTGGCCCTCGACCGGTTACCGGCGCAGGTGGTCGCCGCGGTGGCGATGGCGCTACCGGGCCTCGGCTGCCTGCTCATCGCGTCGCCGTGGAACGGAATCGGTGTACTCGCGGTCGCCGTCTGCTGCCTCGGTGCGGCCTGGGGAGCCGAAGGGGACGTGATCGCCTACCTGGTGGCACGCCACTTCGACCTGGGCGTCTACAGCTCGGTGCTCAGCATCCTCTCGGCGGTCATCGGCGTCTCGTCGGCGCTGGGTGCGGTCGTGCTGAGTCGTATGTTGGCCGCCACCAACAGCTTCGACGGATTCCTGGTCCTGGCCGGCGCCGCCGCATTCATCGGAGGTGCATCGTTGTTGCTGCTGCGCCGACGCGAGATCGACTTTACAAATGATCCTAGGAGTGTCACGGTGTCCTGA